A single region of the Brachypodium distachyon strain Bd21 chromosome 3, Brachypodium_distachyon_v3.0, whole genome shotgun sequence genome encodes:
- the LOC100826774 gene encoding ABC transporter G family member 45, with protein MEKQQISLQEPSAEDQQPPVPVPVMTASGRLWAPPLTHEDNRGFLHMLREKKERLGVGAVKVEVQFKDLTVEADVRVGRRALPTLLNSALNAAQELAASSHMCSTRKRPIKIINGASGTIQPSRMTLLLGAPGSGKTTFLKALAGKLDSSLKLKGKVMYNGEEVNPWTPQYLHAYISQYDLHHAEMTVRETIDFSSKMLGTNNEFEMLGEAIGRKKGAINKVDQDLDSFIKATTFGEGGNLTTNYIIKILGLSECADTLVGDEMRRGISGGQKKRATIGEMLVGLARCFFMDDISTGLDSSTTYEIVKFVQQMAHLMDLTVVISLLQPPPETLELFDDIILLCEGQIVYHGPREKATDFFEIMGFKCPSRKNVADFLQEVTSKMDQKQYWIGDENKYQYRPIEKFAESFRSSYLPRLVEDNLCRSNNTEKSKQAKTSASRRISRWNIFKACFSREVLLLKRNSPVHIFKTVQITLLALVISTVFLRTNMKHGSVLDANKYMGALFMAVVIVNFNGMTEIAMTIKRLPTFYKQRELLALPGWALLCSVYLISLPMSLVETGLWTSLTYFVIGYAPSVIRFIQHFLVLFTMHQMSMGLYRFLAAIGRTQVMANMLGTAALIAIYIFGGFVISKDDLQPWLRWGYWTSPFTYAQNAVSLNEFLDERWATEFHYANANTVGEAILKIRGMLTEWHWYWICVCVLFGFSLAFNILSIFALEFMNSPHKHQVNINTTKMMTECKNKKAGTGKVSTAPAVLPFRPLSLVFDHINYFVDMPKEMMKHGVTEKKLQLLQDVSGAFRPGVLTALMGITGAGKTTLLDVLAGRKTGGYIEGTIKVAGYPKKQETFSRISGYCEQSDIHSPNLTVYESLQFSAWLRLPSNIKSRQRDMFIDEVMDLVELTGLKNAMVGLAGATGLSAEQRKRLTIAVELVASPSIIFMDEPTTGLDARAAAIVMRTVRKTVDTGRTVVCTIHQPSIEIFESFDELLLMKRGGQIIYSGSLGPLSSNMLKYFEAIPGVPRIKEGQNPAAWMLDISSQTTEYEIEVDYAEIYRSSSLYRENLLLIDEMGKPAPNTEDLHFPPRYWQNFRAQCMACLWKQRCAYWKNSEHNVVRFLNTFAVSIMFGIVFWKIGSTIKKEQDVFNILGVVYGSALFLGFMNCSILQPVVAMERVVLYREKAAGMYSTLAYAIAQVAIELPYMLVQVFVFAAIVYPMIGFQMTASKFFWFVLYMALSFMYYTLYGMMTVALTPSTEIAAGLSFLIFIFWNVFSGFIIGRELIPVWWRWVYWANPAAWTVYGLMFSQLGDQTELILVAGQPDQTVREFLEGYLGLEDRYFNLVTCLHFAIIALFAFLFFISLKHLKFQRR; from the exons ATTGGGGGTAGGCGCGGTGAAGGTGGAGGTGCAGTTCAAGGATCTGACCGTGGAGGCGGACGTCCGCGTCGGACGCCGGGCGCTGCCCACGCTGCTCAACTCCGCCCTCAACGCTGCCCAG gaactgGCAGCATCTTCGCACATGTGTAGTACAAGGAAAAGACCCATCAAAATTATAAATGGAGCAAGCGGGACAATTCAACCATCAAG gatgacacttcttcTAGGAGCACCTGGTTCCGGGAAAACAACCTTTTTAAAGGCATTGGCAGGAAAGTTGGATTCTTCGCTGAAG CTCAAAGGAAAGGTCATGTACAACGGAGAAGAAGTGAATCCCTGGACACCTCAATACCTGCATGCTTACATTAGCCAGTATGATCTTCACCATGCTGAGATGACCGTCAGAGAGACTATTGATTTTTCTTCCAAGATGTTGGGAACCAATAATGAATTTG AGATGCTGGGAGAAGCAATAGGAAGAAAAAAGGGTGCCATCAACAAAGTGGACCAAGATCTTGACTCATTTATTAAG GCTACGACCTTTGGAGAAGGAGGCAACCTTACAACAAACTATATTATCAAG ATACTTGGTTTGTCCGAGTGTGCTGATACCTTAGTGGGGGATGAGATGAGAAGAGGCATATCAGGAggacaaaagaaaagggcCACAATTG GAGAGATGCTAGTTGGTCTAGCAAGATGCTTCTTTATGGATGATATATCAACAGGTCTAGATAGTTCCACCACATACGAGATTGTAAAGTTTGTCCAACAGATGGCTCATTTGATGGATCTCACAGTGGTTATTTCCTTGCTGCAACCACCTCCCGAGACATTGGAATTATTTGATGACATAATCCTTTTATGTGAGGGGCAAATTGTATATCATGGTCCTCGAGAAAAAGCTACCGATTTCTTTGAAATTATGGGATTCAAATGCCCCAGCAGGAAGAATGTAGCTGATTTCCTTCAAGAG GTGACCTCAAAGATGGACCAAAAGCAATACTGGATTGGTGATGAAAATAAGTATCAATACCGTCCAATTGAAAAATTTGCAGAATCCTTCCGTTCATCGTACCTCCCTCGGCTTGTAGAAGACAATCTCTGCAGGTCAAACAATACAGAAAAGAGCAAGCAGGCAAAAACAAGCGCAAGCCGCAGGATCTCCAGATGGAATATTTTCAAGGCATGCTTTTCAAGAGAAGTACTGCTTCTGAAAAGAAACTCCCCAGTGCATATATTCAAGACTGTACAGATAACTCTTCTTGCTTTGGTGATCTCAACGGTTTTCCTTCGAACAAATATGAAGCATGGTTCTGTACTTGATGCCAACAAGTATATGGGAGCACTCTTCATGGCTGTTGTCATAGTAAATTTCAATGGCATGACTGAAATTGCAATGACAATAAAGCGACTCCCCACTTTCTACAAGCAAAGAGAGTTGCTAGCATTGCCAGGTTGGGCACTGCTTTGTTCAGTTTACCTTATCAGCCTCCCGATGTCACTTGTAGAGACAGGTCTTTGGACTAGCTTAACCTACTTTGTGATTGGCTATGCACCTTCGGTTATCAG ATTCATCCAGCACTTCTTGGTACTCTTTACCATGCATCAAATGTCAATGGGCTTGTATCGCTTTTTAGCAGCAATAGGAAGGACACAAGTAATGGCCAACATGCTAGGCACTGCAGCTCTTATAGCAATCTACATATTTGGAGGCTTTGTCATATCAAAAG ATGACCTCCAACCATGGTTGCGCTGGGGATATTGGACATCCCCATTCACCTACGCTCAGAATGCAGTCAGCCTAAATGAGTTCCTTGACGAAAGATGGGCTACA GAATTCCATTACGCAAATGCTAATACCGTTGGTGAAGCTATCCTCAAGATTAGGGGGATGCTCACAGAGTGGCACTGGTACTGGATTTGTGTCTGCGTTTTATTTGGATTCTCGCTGGCCTTCAACATCCTCAGTATCTTTGCATTGGAGTTCATGAACT CTCCACACAAGCACCAAGTTAACATCAACACTACGAAGATGATGACAGAGTGCAAGAACAAGAAAGCTGGAACTGGAAAGGTGTCTACTGCTCCAGCTGTCCTCCCATTTCGGCCTCTTTCCCTTGTATTTGATCATATCAACTATTTTGTCGACATGCCTAAG GAAATGATGAAGCATGGAGTAACAGAGAAAAAGCTTCAGCTGCTACAAGATGTCAGTGGCGCTTTCAGGCCAGGGGTGCTAACAGCTCTGATGGGGATCACTGGTGCTGGAAAGACAACATTGCTCGATGTTTTGGCAGGAAGAAAAACTGGAGGATATATTGAAGGTACTATTAAGGTAGCAGGATACCCAAAGAAGCAGGAGACATTCTCAAGGATCTCAGGCTACTGTGAACAGAGTGACATTCACTCCCCTAACCTCACTGTGTATGAGTCACTGCAGTTCTCTGCATGGCTTCGCCTGCCTTCAAACATCAAATCACGCCAAAGAGAT ATGTTTATAGACGAAGTCATGGACCTAGTTGAACTAACTGGGCTAAAGAATGCCATGGTGGGTCTGGCAGGAGCAACTGGCCTGTCAGCTGAGCAGCGAAAAAGGCTAACAATAGCTGTGGAACTGGTAGCTAGTCCTTCCATAATATTTATGGACGAACCGACCACTGGCTTGGATGCCCGTGCTGCAGCAATTGTCATGAGAACAGTACGGAAAACAGTAGACACTGGGCGAACTGTTGTCTGCACAATTCATCAGCCAAGCATTGAGATATTTGAATCCTTTGATGAG CTTCTACTTATGAAAAGAGGCGGCCAGATCATATACAGTGGTTCACTAGGTCCGCTATCTAGCAACATGCTAAAGTATTTTGAG GCTATACCTGGTGTTCCTAGAATAAAAGAGGGACAAAACCCAGCAGCATGGATGTTGGATATCAGTTCACAGACAACAGAATATGAGATTGAAGTGGACTACGCAGAAATTTATCGGAGCTCCTCCCTATACAG GGAGAACCTGCTTCTGATTGATGAGATGGGGAAACCTGCACCAAACACTGAGGATCTACATTTTCCTCCAAGATACTGGCAGAACTTTAGGGCACAATGCATGGCTTGCCTCTGGAAACAAAGATGCGCATATTGGAAAAATTCAGAACACAATGTTGTTAGGTTCCTAAACACATTTGCTGTGTCAATTATGTTTGGAATTGTATTCTGGAAAATTGGCTCAACCAT AAAAAAGGAGCAAGATGTATTCAACATACTAGGAGTTGTGTATGGATCAGCGCTGTTTCTGGGCTTCATGAACTGCAGCATCTTACAGCCAGTTGTAGCAATGGAGAGGGTTGTTCTCTACCGAGAAAAGGCAGCAGGCATGTACTCTACCTTGGCCTATGCCATAGCTCAG GTGGCAATTGAATTGCCTTACATGCTTGTCCAAGTGTTCGTTTTCGCAGCAATTGTATACCCAATGATTGGGTTTCAGATGACAGCCAGCAAGTTCTTTTGGTTTGTCCTTTATATGGCGCTAAGCTTCATGTACTACACACTCTACGGGATGATGACAGTGGCGCTAACACCTAGCACTGAGATAGCTGCCGGATTGTCCTTCCTTATCTTCATTTTTTGGAACGTCTTCTCTGGCTTCATCATCGGAAGAGAG CTGATCCCggtgtggtggaggtgggtgTACTGGGCAAACCCAGCAGCGTGGACAGTGTACGGGCTCATGTTCTCGCAGCTGGGAGACCAGACTGAGCTGATCCTTGTGGCAGGGCAGCCAGACCAGACAGTACGGGAGTTCCTCGAGGGCTACCTTGGCCTCGAGGACCGCTACTTCAACCTTGTTACCTGCCTACACTTTGCCATCATCGCCCTCTTCGcctttctcttcttcatctcccTCAAGCACCTCAAATTCCAGCGGAGGTAG
- the LOC112271555 gene encoding uncharacterized protein LOC112271555, which translates to MSVRGRRGSSQPPQGAAITTTARFWLGKKRAAGAALPARGGGAKKRHRKAPRVDVNTQGIGGDFTQGTGDVSQGINGRGGGGAEDVEATPSSACVCPIRMGLRMLALWTMCRFAGVQHLSLPALDQTYSVVMMFLESVFGDMIEHDIGLHDALRRQGRAFDLFRTIQLEPPPPSHGDGDGDGDQSPPPLHGDGGMGMGSSSSNV; encoded by the coding sequence ATGTCcgtgcgcgggcggcgcggcagctCCCAGCCGCCCCAGGGcgccgccatcaccaccaccgcgaGGTTCTGGCTCGGGAAGAAGCGCGCCGCAGGAGCAGCCCtgccggcgcgcggcgggggagCGAAGAAGCGCCACCGGAAGGCCCCGCGCGTCGACGTCAACACCCAGGGCATCGGCGGGGACTTCACCCAGGGCACCGGCGACGTCTCCCAGGGCATCaacggccgcggcgggggcggcgccgaggacgtcgAGGCGACGCCCTCCTCCGCGTGCGTGTGCCCGATACGCATGGGCCTGCGCATGCTCGCGTTGTGGACGATGTGTCGGTTCGCCGGGGTGCAGCACCTGTCGCTGCCGGCCCTCGACCAGACCTACTCCGTGGTCATGATGTTCCTGGAAAGCGTCTTCGGCGACATGATCGAGCACGACATCGGCCTCCACGACGCGCTCCGCCGCCAGGGCCGCGCGTTCGACCTGTTCCGCACGATCCAGTTagaaccaccaccaccatcccATGGGGATGGGGATGGGGATGGGGATCAGTCACCGCCACCACTCCATGGGGATGGTGGGATGGGGATGGGGAGCAGCAGTAGCAATGTATAG
- the LOC100833503 gene encoding uncharacterized protein LOC100833503, translated as MLFLIAKYLSSSSSRRRGSSKHTAAAPGDNNREMPAAAAVEREREQGCMAGCVPVAMRYKRTGASAKVVTVTASSARTSRHGFVRSAASGLFRDGAAARGRYFTNHESLPPLPEARAEFAAAFPQYSAGAGDGEEAAAAADAIRAREYPHLARHACLDYTGVNLFSHAQMDSSSSSLPSTSSSSPAPAPWQPPFFDVAYRSATLRSQVEQCDSGGIGGGIGRAVARRIMASMKMPEEEYVMVCAANRTSAFRLLAESYAFSSPNSGGRKKKKLLAVYDYESEAVGAMSAAARRRGAEVLHATFTWPGLRLHAADLRKKLLRRHQGLMVFPLVSRMTGARHPYLWMSAAAERGWHVALDASAMGAKDLDTLGLSLLRPDFVVCNFFKVFGENPSGFAGIFVKKASLAALVEDSPAAVARSIGVVSLVPPRRWSLRDDYSTDLDLSRSFTNPDPPPPQSAEIDITCSFSGPLSTAAAAATPEICEEEEAPAPPPPPPLPEAEEKEVAVELRGLDHADALGLIAIGNRLRCISNWLVIAMQKLKHPHPEDTAAIGGGGGQQLVRIYGPRVSFSRGPAVAFNVYDWKGEKVAPGMVQKLADRHAVSLTCGFLRNVSFADKYDADRTAVLERRRSNEGEEEVWGIHVVNASLGFLSSFEDAYRLWAFVAKFLDADFVEKERWRYTALNQKTVEV; from the coding sequence ATGCTCTTCCTCATCGCCAAGTACTTATCGTCATCCTCATCAAGacgccgcggcagcagcaagcacacggcggcggcacccggcGACAACAACAGGGagatgccggcggcggcggcggtggagcgagagcgagagcaGGGGTGCATGGCGGGCTGCGTGCCGGTGGCTATGCGATACAAGCGGACGGGGGCGTCGGCGAAGGTGGTGACCGTGACGGCGTCGTCGGCGAGGACGTCGAGGCACGGCTTCGTGAggtcggcggcgtcggggctGTTccgggacggcgcggcggcgcgggggcgaTACTTCACCAACCACGAGtcgctcccgccgctgccggaggcACGCGCCGAGTTCGCCGCCGCGTTCCCGCAGtactccgccggcgccggggacggagaagaggccgccgcggcggcggacgccaTCAGGGCCCGCGAGTACCCGCACCTCGCCCGCCACGCGTGCCTCGACTACACCGGCGTCAACCTCTTCTCCCACGCCCAGATGgactcttcctcttcttccctgccgtccacgtcgtcgtcgtccccggcgccggcgccgtggcaGCCTCCCTTCTTCGACGTGGCCTACAGGTCCGCGACCCTGCGGTCGCAGGTGGAGCAATGCGATTCcggcggcatcggcggcggaATCGGCCGCGCGGTGGCGAGGCGCATCATGGCGTCGATGAAGATGCCGGAGGAGGAGTACGTCATGGTGTGCGCGGCCAACCGGACGAGCGCCTTCCGCCTCCTGGCCGAGTCCTacgccttctcctcccccaactccggcggccggaagaaaaaaaagctccTGGCCGTGTACGACTACGAGAGCGAGGCGGTGGGCGCGATGTCcgcggccgcccgccggcgcggcgcggaGGTGCTGCACGCGACCTTCACCTGGCCCGGTCTccgcctccacgccgccgacctccgcaagaagctcctccgccgccaccagggGCTCATGGTGTTCCCGCTGGTGTCGCGGATGACGGGCGCGCGGCACCCGTACCTGTGGATGAGCGCGGCCGCGGAGCGAGGCTGGCACGTGGCGCTGGACGCGTCCGCCATGGGCGCCAAGGACCTCGACACGCTGggcctctccctcctccgccccgacTTCGTCGTCTGCAACTTCTTCAAGGTCTTCGGCGAGAACCCCTCGGGCTTCGCCGGGATCTTCGTCAAGAAGGCCAGCCTCGCCGCTCTCGTAGAGGATtcccccgccgccgtggcACGCAGCATCGGCGTCGTCTCCCTCGTCCCGCCCCGCCGCTGGTCGCTCCGGGACGATTACTCCACCGACCTCGACCTCTCCCGCAGCTTCACCAACcccgatccgccgccgccgcaatcggCCGAGATCGACATCACGTGCTCCTTCTCCGGCCCCctcagcaccgccgccgccgctgccacgcCAGAGATctgcgaggaggaagaagcccctgccccaccaccgccgccgccgctgccggaagcagaggagaaggaggtggcggtggagcTTCGGGGGCTGGACCACGCGGACGCCCTGGGGCTGATCGCGATCGGGAACAGGCTGCGGTGCATCAGCAACTGGCTGGTGATCGCGATGCAGAAGCTGAAGCACCCGCACCCGGAGGACACCGCCGCCAttggcgggggcggggggcaGCAGCTGGTGAGGATATACGGGCCGCGGGTGAGCTTCTCGAGGGGCCCGGCGGTGGCGTTCAACGTGTACGACTGGAAAGGGGAGAAGGTGGCGCCGGGGATGGTGCAGAAGCTCGCCGACCGCCACGCCGTCTCCCTCACCTGCGGCTtcctccgcaacgtctccttCGCCGATAAGTACGACGCCGACCGGACCGCCGTCctcgagcggcggcggagcaacgaaggggaggaggaggtgtggGGGATCCACGTGGTGAACGCGTCGCTGGGGTTCCTGAGCAGCTTCGAGGACGCCTACAGGCTGTGGGCGTTCGTGGCCAAGTTCCTCGACGCCGACTTCGTCGAGAAGGAGCGCTGGAGGTACACGGCGCTCAACCAGAAGACCGTCGAGGTCTAG
- the LOC100833811 gene encoding hydroxymethylglutaryl-CoA synthase — protein MECKDVGILAMDIYFPPTCVQQEALEAHDGASKGKYTIGLGQDCMAFCSEVEDVISMSLTVVKSLLEKYHIDPKLIGRLEVGSETVIDKSKSIKTWLMQIFEESGNTDIEGVDSSNACYGGTAALLNCVNWVESKCWDGRYGLVVCTDSAVYAEGPARPTGGAAAIAMLIGPNAPISFESKYRASHMAHVYDFYKPDLASEYPVVDGKLSQTCYLMALDSCYRQYCAKYEKLVGEQFSLSDADYCVFHSPYNKLVQKSFARLYFNDFMRNCSSVDNDAKEKLQPFANLTSEESYQNRDLEKGSQQLAKHLYDIKVQPSTLLPKQIGNMYTASLYAALASVLYNKHASLSGQRIVMFSYGSGLTSTMFSFRLNEGQHPFSLTNIASVLDVTAKLESRHVTSPEKFIATLKLMEHRYGAKDFETNKDTALLPPGTFYLTKVDSMYRRFYEKKAAADDKTKCSNGIANGH, from the exons ATGGAGTGCAAGGATGTCGGGATCCTCGCCATGGACATCTACTTCCCTCCCACCTGCGTCCAGCAG GAGGCGCTGGAGGCTCATGACGGAGCCAGCAAGGGGAAGTACACGATTGGTCTAGGGCAAGACTGCATGGCCTTTTGCAGCGAAGTGGAAGATGTCATATCCATGAG CTTGACAGTTGTCAAATCCCTGCTGGAAAAGTACCACATCGATCCGAAGCTAATTGGCCGCCTGGAGGTTGGTAGCGAGACAGTGATAGACAAAAGCAAATCCATCAAAACGTGGCTGATGCAAATTTTCGAG GAAAGTGGTAATACTGACATAGAAGGAGTTGACTCGAGTAACGCTTGCTATGGTGGAACAGCTGCCCTGTTGAATTGTGTGAATTGGGTGGAAAGTAAATGCTGGGATGGACGCTATGGCCTTGTTGTCTGCACAGATAGCGCG GTTTATGCCGAAGGACCAGCTCGTCCTACAGGGGGAGCTGCTGCTATTGCGATGCTTATTGGCCCAAATGCACCTATTTCTTTTGAAAGTAAATATAGAGCTTCTCACATGGCTCATGTTTATGATTTCTACAAGCCTGATCTTGCAAGTGAATATCCG GTTGTTGATGGAAAACTGTCTCAAACATGCTATCTGATGGCTCTGGATTCATGCTATAGACAGTATTGTGCCAA GTATGAAAAGCTAGTGGGAGAACAATTCTCACTTTCCGATGCAGATTACTGTGTGTTTCATTCTCCATACAATAAG CTCGTACAGAAGAGTTTTGCTCGACTTTACTTCAATGATTTCATGCGCAATTGCAG TTCGGTTGATAACGATGCTAAAGAGAAGCTTCAGCCTTTTGCAAACTTGACAAGTGAAGAAAGCTACCAAAACCGTGACTTGGAAAAG GGCTCTCAACAACTTGCAAAGCATTTGTATGACATCAAAGTTCAACCGTCAACTTTGCTTCCAAAACAAATTGGTAACATGTATACTGCATCTCTTTATGCTGCCTTGGCATCTGTACTCTACAACAAGCATGCTAGCCTG AGCGGCCAACGAATTGTCATGTTCTCGTATGGCAGTGGCTTGACATCCACTATGTTCTCATTCAGACTTAATGAGGGTCAGCATCCCTTTAGCTTAACAAACATTGCCTCTGTGCTTGATGTGACGGCGAAGCTTGAGTCAAGACATGTG ACCTCGCCTGAGAAGTTCATCGCGACGCTGAAGCTGATGGAGCACCGATATGGAGCAAAAGACtttgaaacaaacaaagacACAGCCTTGTTGCCACCCGGAACGTTCTACCTTACGAAAGTCGATTCAATGTACAGGAGGTTCTATGAAAAGAAAGCAGCCGCCGATGACAAAACCAAGTGCAGCAACGGCATCGCAAACGGACACTAG